One Pyrus communis chromosome 4, drPyrComm1.1, whole genome shotgun sequence genomic region harbors:
- the LOC137730813 gene encoding nucleolin 1-like, protein MGKSSKKSATKVEAPAVVVPAPKSGKKGKRGAGNEIEKVVSAKKQKVDEGVAQGIQKKKVEAKTQKKKKVETSSSEEESDVSSDPDVKAPKSKVAAQNGLTAAIKKKEVSAGSSDESSDESEDDDETPAKVTGQRPAAAAKKGPSVAVKKADTSSSGSEDEGTTKDEDSIDSSDSDEDMEDTGSDGSEEEVSSDKEEDDEQPKTPKTPVTSSKTLFVGNLNFRIEEHDVRNFFKDAGEVVDVRFASDPEGKFKGFGHVEFATAEEAKKALEFNGLELLGRDVKLDLARERGEKGAYTPTGSESNSYQKGPRGASKTIFIRGFDSSLGEDEIRSSLQEVFSSCGEITRVSIPKDYETGASKGMAYMDFTDADSFNKALGLDGSEFGDGYLKVEEAKPKGDFGTPRSNDRSFSSNRGGGRFSRGGDRGRGFRGRRGGRDGGRGGRDGGRGRGRGKKYT, encoded by the exons ATGGGCAAATCAAGCAAGAAATCCGCCACCAAA GTTGAGGCTCCCGCTGTAGTTGTTCCAGCTCCTAAGTCTGGAAAGAAAG GTAAGAGAGGAGCCGGGAACGAAATAGAGAAGGTTGTGAGCGCAAAGAAGCAGAAGGTTGATGAGGGTGTAGCGCAGGGCATTCAGAAGAAGAAAGTCGAAGCAAAGactcagaagaagaagaaagtggaAACTAGTAGTTCCGAGGAGGAGTCCGATGTGTCTTCTGACCCTGATGTGAAG GCTCCTAAATCTAAGGTAGCTGCTCAGAATGGTCTAACTGCTGCtataaagaagaaagaagtctCAGCCGGAAGCTCAGATGAGAGTAGCGATGAATCTGAAGATGATGAT GAAACCCCTGCAAAGGTTACTGGTCAAAGGCCTGCTGCAGCTGCTAAGAAAGGTCCATCAGTGGCTGTTAAGAAGGCAGACACTAGCAGCTCTGGATCTGAAGATGAG GGTACCACAAAGGATGAGGATTCAATTGACTCTTCTGACTCTGATGAGGATATGGAGGATACTGGCTCTGATGGTTCAGAAGAGGAAGTCAGTTCTGACAAAGAAGAGGATGATGAACAG CccaaaacccccaaaactcCAGTTACTTCTTCTAAGACGCTGTTCGTTGGAAACCTGAACTTCCGTATCGAGGAACATGATGT GAGGAATTTCTTCAAAGATGCCGGCGAAGTTGTTGATGTCCGTTTTGCCTCAGATCCTGAAGGGAAGTTCAAGGGCTTTGGGCATGTGGAGTTTGCCACAGCAGAAGAAGCAAAGAAg GCTCTTGAATTTAATGGTTTAGAATTGCTTGGTCGTGATGTCAAACTTGATCTGGCTCGTGAAAGGGGTGAAAAGGGTGCTTATACCCCCACCGG GAGTGAGAGCAACTCATATCAGAAGGGACCACGTGGTGCGTCCAAAACAATATTTATTCGAGGTTTCGACAGCTCTCTCGGGGAGGATGAG ATAAGGAGCTCCTTACAAGAAGTTTTTAGTTCTTGTGGTGAGATAACAAGGGTCTCCATCCCCAAAGATTATGAGACTGGCGCCTCTAAGGG AATGGCTTACATGGACTTCACGGATGCAGACAGCTTCAACAAAGCTCTAGGACTTGATGGAAGTGAATTTGGAGACGGTTACTTGAAGGTGGAAGAGGCTAAACCAAAAGGTGATTTTGGTACTCCCAGGAGTAATGATAGGAGTTTTTCCAGTAATCGTGGTGGAGGGCGTTTTAGCAGAGGTGGGGATCGGGGACGTGGTTTCAGAGGTAGACGTGGCGGCAGAGATGGTGGACGTGGTGGCAGAGATGGTGGACGTGGTAGAGGACGTGGAAAAAAATATACCTAG